Proteins encoded by one window of Salmonirosea aquatica:
- a CDS encoding filamentous hemagglutinin, with protein sequence MFQNQNPSDPGITPPSAPPENPVLPNEPEAPEPVTPDENPPMTEPETPPFDPAPERSPIDPGIPELNPDPIPGQDPMIPMK encoded by the coding sequence ATGTTTCAAAACCAGAATCCCAGCGATCCCGGCATTACACCGCCCAGCGCCCCACCCGAGAATCCCGTATTGCCCAATGAACCCGAGGCACCTGAACCCGTCACGCCGGATGAAAATCCGCCCATGACCGAACCGGAAACGCCGCCCTTCGATCCAGCCCCCGAGCGGAGTCCGATTGACCCGGGCATCCCGGAGTTGAATCCTGATCCAATACCGGGACAGGACCCAATGATACCAATGAAGTAA
- a CDS encoding PVC-type heme-binding CxxCH protein, translating into MPFVHWLYTQFENPPQTVLPPTQLSIRQNEAAGTLEVFRQGESKPILTQVAKPDFRPYLHPIVAPDGKGLLTEYSPGHHLHQTGIYWGFTRVNGRDYFHHPGDNYWRKKSATVLVAEGEQVKWQTVYDLLDSTGTAVLTETQNWSLSVENGKYLLDLEWNGEAQTDVTIGKYDYGGLFVRMPWKEGIKGEVINAARQRNEKAEGQRAMWVDVGMQVEGRDDLAHIAVFEHPSNKGYPNYWRVDGQLGIGPAKARMSDWTIKKSMTETIRYQLYVYTGELNDIELNKAFGEYSGNTGTYNTAALWDIARKEGRDAKFLTADEAVAAMTINEGYQVNAWAAEPMVTQPMAFCWDDRGRLWVAENRDYEDRGKGFSNSGDSRIVILEDTDHDGKADSRKVFMEGIAFPAALAVGFDGVFVGAPPNLLFVPDKNGDDKADVDDIEVRLTGWGIRDRHETLNSFHWGPDGWLYGTQGFATPSKIRKPKGKGKIYRHNDAFPEDLLEAEGTDINGGVWRYHPTQEKFEVVAHGFSNPWGIDYDAKGQLFITACVIPHLWYVIPGGIYHRQGGQHFNPYVYNDIKTIADHSHRSAHGGARIYQSDAFPAAERGRIFMANIHEHGVLSDELIPKGSGFTAPHGDDFMMANNAQWVGFSMEVGPEGGLYVLDWHDADICGSDVLNKETGRIFRIMPKVSGAKNWEGRYADLSKMTDRQLVALQTSPSEWHARRARIILQNRAFKHQLSPAVHADLKAMFQNQENADFRLRAMWTLHATQGFQRYESVKALSDQDAHVRAWAIQFLCEAGQPAAEVVTTFAKMAKSDPSPVVRLYLASALQRLDYSARLSIAQELVRHAEDSTDHNLPKMIWYGLEPMGVDNPTKALNLATDSKIPMISQFIARRMVDADATEKLVEMIGRTPTNQTYLLEGMRDALDGRFDMVPPPNWKGVYTKLKSKPGPSATIAEELSQHFGDTEAAKKQLITLKNQAAPLPQRASALQMLSLRQRPELLKELPVLLDDAGLRKDAIRAIASYDNEALGKLILERYPTLNAAEKAEAIQTLSSRPKYGWLLTQALAKGTLPKKDVPAYTARQLRRVVGSGFVEVWGPIDHVAFDEKAYTKYRALLSDKALGTADTHKGKLIFTNTCGPCHTLYGQGGTLGPDLTGSNRTNVDYLLGNILDPSGEIQDDYKMVVFTTRDGRTHVGNVAKETDRQLTLRVVGQDAVLVNKSDIQSREVTPTSMMPTGLLEPLSDQEVLDLIGYLRTREAVK; encoded by the coding sequence ATGCCGTTTGTTCATTGGCTGTATACTCAGTTCGAAAATCCGCCCCAAACAGTACTGCCTCCCACCCAACTCAGCATCCGCCAAAACGAAGCAGCGGGTACCCTGGAAGTTTTCCGGCAGGGCGAATCCAAACCCATCTTGACTCAGGTCGCCAAGCCTGATTTTCGGCCTTATCTGCATCCGATCGTGGCTCCGGACGGGAAGGGATTGCTGACGGAATACAGTCCCGGCCACCATTTACACCAGACGGGTATTTACTGGGGTTTCACCCGTGTCAATGGCCGCGATTATTTTCACCATCCCGGCGACAACTATTGGCGCAAAAAGTCCGCCACGGTACTGGTAGCCGAAGGTGAACAAGTCAAATGGCAAACCGTGTACGACCTGCTGGACTCCACGGGTACCGCCGTGCTGACCGAAACCCAAAACTGGTCTTTGTCCGTAGAAAACGGCAAGTACTTGCTCGATCTGGAATGGAATGGCGAAGCCCAAACCGACGTGACCATCGGTAAGTACGATTATGGCGGACTTTTCGTGCGAATGCCCTGGAAGGAAGGCATCAAGGGGGAAGTCATCAACGCCGCCCGGCAGCGCAACGAAAAAGCCGAAGGGCAACGGGCCATGTGGGTAGATGTGGGAATGCAGGTCGAAGGGCGCGACGATCTGGCCCATATCGCCGTGTTCGAGCATCCGTCCAATAAGGGGTACCCCAACTATTGGCGCGTGGACGGCCAACTGGGCATCGGCCCGGCCAAAGCCCGCATGAGCGACTGGACGATCAAAAAAAGCATGACCGAAACCATCCGGTACCAGCTCTACGTCTATACGGGCGAGTTGAATGACATTGAACTGAATAAAGCTTTTGGTGAATATTCGGGTAATACGGGTACCTACAATACCGCCGCGCTATGGGACATTGCCCGCAAGGAAGGACGCGATGCCAAGTTCCTGACTGCCGACGAAGCCGTGGCCGCCATGACAATTAACGAGGGGTACCAGGTGAACGCCTGGGCGGCCGAACCCATGGTGACCCAGCCGATGGCCTTCTGCTGGGACGACCGGGGTCGCCTGTGGGTAGCCGAAAACCGCGACTACGAAGACCGGGGCAAAGGGTTTTCCAATTCGGGCGACAGCCGCATTGTGATTCTGGAAGACACTGACCACGACGGAAAAGCCGATAGTCGGAAGGTTTTCATGGAAGGTATTGCTTTTCCGGCCGCCCTTGCGGTGGGTTTCGACGGAGTGTTTGTGGGCGCACCACCCAACCTGCTTTTTGTGCCGGACAAAAACGGCGACGACAAGGCCGACGTGGACGACATCGAAGTGCGCCTGACCGGCTGGGGTATCCGCGACCGCCATGAAACGCTGAACAGCTTTCACTGGGGACCCGACGGCTGGCTGTATGGTACCCAAGGCTTTGCCACGCCCTCCAAAATTCGCAAACCTAAAGGAAAAGGCAAAATCTACCGGCACAATGATGCCTTCCCCGAAGATCTGCTGGAAGCCGAAGGTACCGACATCAACGGGGGCGTGTGGCGCTACCACCCTACCCAGGAAAAGTTTGAGGTGGTAGCCCACGGTTTCAGTAACCCCTGGGGCATCGACTACGACGCCAAAGGCCAGCTGTTTATTACCGCTTGCGTGATTCCGCATTTGTGGTATGTCATTCCGGGCGGTATTTATCACCGGCAGGGTGGACAGCATTTCAACCCCTACGTCTACAACGACATCAAAACCATCGCCGACCACAGCCATCGCTCAGCCCATGGCGGGGCGCGGATTTACCAGTCGGATGCCTTTCCGGCGGCGGAGCGCGGGCGGATTTTTATGGCCAATATTCACGAACACGGGGTACTTTCGGATGAGCTGATTCCGAAGGGATCGGGCTTCACCGCTCCCCACGGCGACGATTTCATGATGGCCAATAACGCGCAGTGGGTAGGCTTCAGCATGGAGGTAGGTCCCGAAGGTGGACTCTACGTGCTCGACTGGCACGATGCCGACATCTGTGGCTCGGATGTGCTGAACAAGGAAACCGGCCGGATTTTCCGGATCATGCCTAAGGTATCCGGAGCCAAAAATTGGGAAGGTCGCTACGCGGATTTATCCAAAATGACCGATCGGCAATTGGTGGCCCTGCAAACCAGTCCGAGTGAATGGCACGCGCGGCGGGCGCGGATTATTTTACAGAATCGGGCCTTCAAACACCAACTTTCACCCGCTGTGCATGCTGATCTGAAAGCGATGTTCCAAAACCAAGAAAACGCCGATTTTCGCCTACGGGCGATGTGGACGCTTCATGCTACCCAAGGCTTTCAAAGGTATGAATCGGTGAAAGCCCTGTCGGATCAAGATGCTCATGTGCGCGCCTGGGCTATACAGTTTCTTTGTGAAGCAGGGCAACCTGCCGCCGAAGTCGTTACGACCTTCGCTAAAATGGCCAAGTCCGATCCTTCGCCCGTTGTGCGGTTGTACCTGGCATCAGCCTTGCAAAGACTGGACTATTCGGCCCGCTTATCTATTGCTCAGGAATTGGTTCGACACGCCGAAGATTCTACCGACCACAATTTGCCCAAAATGATCTGGTATGGCCTGGAACCGATGGGTGTCGATAATCCTACGAAGGCCCTGAATCTGGCTACCGATAGTAAAATCCCGATGATCTCGCAGTTTATAGCCCGCCGGATGGTAGATGCCGACGCGACCGAAAAACTAGTAGAAATGATCGGCAGAACGCCTACCAACCAAACCTACCTCCTGGAAGGCATGCGTGATGCACTCGATGGCCGCTTCGACATGGTACCTCCGCCCAACTGGAAAGGCGTATACACAAAATTGAAAAGCAAACCCGGCCCTTCGGCCACCATTGCCGAAGAATTGTCCCAACACTTTGGCGACACCGAAGCGGCCAAAAAACAACTGATTACCCTCAAAAACCAGGCTGCTCCCCTACCCCAGCGAGCCAGTGCGTTACAAATGCTCAGCCTGCGTCAACGACCAGAGTTACTCAAAGAACTACCCGTCTTGCTCGATGATGCTGGCCTGCGCAAAGACGCCATCCGGGCCATTGCCAGCTATGACAACGAAGCACTAGGCAAGCTTATCCTGGAAAGGTACCCTACCCTGAACGCCGCCGAAAAAGCCGAGGCGATCCAGACACTTTCCTCGCGTCCAAAGTACGGCTGGCTACTGACGCAAGCTTTGGCGAAGGGTACCTTACCCAAAAAGGACGTCCCGGCTTATACGGCCCGGCAGTTGCGCCGCGTGGTCGGCAGTGGTTTCGTGGAAGTGTGGGGGCCCATCGATCACGTAGCTTTTGATGAAAAAGCTTACACCAAATATCGGGCATTGCTCTCCGATAAGGCACTGGGTACCGCCGACACGCACAAAGGAAAATTGATTTTCACCAATACCTGTGGCCCCTGCCACACGCTCTACGGGCAGGGGGGTACCCTGGGCCCCGACCTCACGGGCTCCAACCGGACCAACGTGGACTACCTGCTGGGCAATATCCTCGATCCCAGCGGTGAGATTCAGGATGATTATAAAATGGTCGTGTTCACGACCCGCGACGGGCGTACGCATGTGGGCAACGTCGCCAAGGAAACAGATCGCCAGCTTACCCTCCGCGTAGTGGGGCAAGATGCCGTACTAGTCAACAAATCCGACATCCAGTCCCGCGAGGTGACGCCTACCTCCATGATGCCGACGGGGCTTTTGGAGCCGCTTTCAGATCAGGAAGTTTTGGATCTGATAGGGTACCTGCGCACGCGCGAGGCGGTGAAGTAA
- a CDS encoding M56 family metallopeptidase, whose product MNTFFLNTLFSQKGIEAFSWTLIHSLWQGLVLAVLVGVILLMTRKARPALRYALLTGLLLTFLAVSAGTFWWEYHQIDRVAALVPEVVLTQGTLHAGYLIRENLWVAEQEDMASKILRFGTEHAVLIVAVWWLVFLLKTFQAASGLYYIHRIRHHRIRPVPERWHHRVVELAHRLKINRRIALVESERVKVPLVAGFLKPMILVPMGFMTSLPTSQLEAILLHELAHVRRKDYLVNLFQSFSENIFFFNPAVLWLSYLIREEREHCCDDLAIAVTQNKTSFVNALVQFQEYKIAASAPVLAFAGKRNHLLDRIKRIIYNHNKQLDAMEKLFVTASLITVSVLSVAFSPSSAVKVPTPSAQPNEVPLPKPIPALLPQAEPTPLAVAMQDTIVPKQKGTGTSVSTIQITRNDKRYRIVDQDGKITELEIDGKTILEDQIESYLPEIEPILAELKVEREKAEVVRAQADVARQEAIKMREQAEVMRREAETYRAQAEVARQQARQMREDAQQQRRAAEDMRVASNQNRLYAEEMKAQANQNRNENIESIRAQADEARQLAEEARRHAQEARRHAEVFRGEAEVMRKEAEKKRAEYETMQADFINELMEAGVIRDKTGLSYKLSADELIVNGVKQPDALHQKLKAKYLKDMAAEMVYNWKGRTGYTTTGWIYTR is encoded by the coding sequence ATGAATACGTTCTTTCTTAATACTCTATTCTCCCAAAAGGGAATTGAGGCCTTCAGCTGGACCCTCATCCACTCACTCTGGCAGGGCCTCGTCCTGGCGGTGCTGGTGGGCGTGATTCTACTTATGACCCGAAAAGCCCGGCCCGCACTGCGCTACGCACTTCTGACGGGGCTGCTGCTGACCTTTCTGGCGGTTAGCGCCGGTACTTTTTGGTGGGAGTACCATCAGATTGACAGGGTAGCTGCGCTGGTTCCTGAGGTAGTTCTGACCCAAGGTACCCTTCACGCGGGGTACCTTATCCGCGAGAACTTGTGGGTAGCGGAGCAGGAAGACATGGCAAGCAAGATACTGCGCTTCGGTACGGAGCACGCCGTTCTGATCGTGGCGGTATGGTGGCTGGTGTTTTTATTGAAAACGTTCCAAGCGGCCAGTGGCCTGTACTACATTCACCGCATTCGGCATCACCGTATCCGACCGGTACCGGAGCGCTGGCACCACCGGGTAGTTGAGCTGGCCCACAGGCTAAAGATTAACCGCCGCATCGCGCTGGTTGAATCCGAGCGGGTGAAGGTACCCCTGGTGGCCGGTTTCCTGAAACCGATGATCCTGGTACCTATGGGTTTCATGACAAGCCTCCCCACCAGCCAGTTGGAAGCCATTCTGCTCCATGAACTCGCCCATGTCCGCCGCAAAGACTACCTCGTGAACCTCTTTCAGAGTTTTTCCGAAAATATATTCTTTTTCAACCCGGCGGTACTTTGGCTTTCCTACCTCATCCGCGAAGAGCGCGAGCACTGCTGCGATGACTTAGCCATTGCCGTCACCCAAAACAAAACCTCCTTTGTCAACGCCCTGGTACAATTTCAGGAGTACAAAATCGCGGCTTCGGCACCCGTGCTGGCCTTTGCGGGGAAGCGCAACCACCTGCTCGACCGGATTAAACGCATTATTTACAATCACAATAAACAATTAGATGCCATGGAAAAACTGTTTGTTACCGCCAGCCTGATCACCGTCTCCGTGTTGTCGGTGGCTTTTTCGCCCTCATCCGCCGTGAAGGTACCCACACCTTCGGCCCAGCCCAACGAGGTGCCGCTCCCCAAACCAATACCCGCCCTACTTCCCCAGGCCGAACCGACGCCCCTGGCCGTAGCGATGCAGGATACCATCGTGCCCAAGCAAAAAGGTACAGGTACCTCCGTGTCCACCATTCAGATAACCCGGAACGACAAGCGCTACAGAATCGTAGATCAAGATGGAAAAATAACGGAGCTTGAAATTGACGGAAAGACGATCCTGGAGGATCAAATCGAAAGCTACCTGCCTGAGATTGAACCGATCCTGGCAGAATTGAAAGTAGAGCGTGAAAAGGCGGAAGTAGTCCGGGCGCAGGCCGATGTGGCGCGCCAGGAAGCCATAAAGATGCGGGAGCAGGCTGAGGTAATGCGCAGGGAGGCTGAAACCTACCGGGCTCAGGCCGAAGTAGCGCGCCAGCAAGCCCGGCAAATGCGGGAGGATGCCCAACAACAGCGGCGGGCAGCAGAAGACATGCGGGTAGCCAGCAACCAAAACCGGCTGTACGCGGAGGAGATGAAAGCACAGGCCAACCAGAACCGGAACGAAAACATTGAGTCGATTAGGGCGCAGGCGGACGAGGCGCGCCAGCTGGCCGAAGAAGCCCGCCGACATGCCCAGGAGGCCCGTCGACACGCGGAGGTATTTCGGGGCGAAGCGGAAGTGATGCGAAAAGAAGCCGAAAAAAAACGCGCGGAATATGAGACAATGCAAGCGGATTTTATCAATGAGCTGATGGAGGCGGGGGTAATCCGGGACAAAACCGGCCTTTCGTACAAACTGAGTGCGGACGAACTGATCGTCAACGGGGTAAAGCAGCCGGATGCCCTGCACCAAAAACTGAAGGCCAAATACCTCAAGGATATGGCTGCCGAAATGGTGTATAATTGGAAAGGACGAACGGGCTACACCACGACTGGCTGGATTTATACCCGCTAG
- a CDS encoding BlaI/MecI/CopY family transcriptional regulator, whose protein sequence is MEPTKSELEILQVLWQHGPSTVRFVNDTLNEEKRAVQYSSTLKLMQIMAEKGILTRDESQMKHVYSPAEEEDKTKKALLDRFVDSMYQGSASSLVMQLFGSKNTSKEELEEIKDFLKKLDQ, encoded by the coding sequence ATGGAACCCACAAAATCAGAACTGGAAATTCTACAGGTACTTTGGCAGCACGGACCATCGACGGTTCGGTTTGTGAATGATACGCTGAATGAAGAAAAGCGGGCGGTGCAGTATTCATCTACCTTGAAACTCATGCAAATAATGGCCGAAAAAGGCATTTTGACACGGGACGAGAGCCAGATGAAGCACGTATATAGCCCGGCGGAAGAAGAGGACAAAACCAAAAAGGCGTTGCTCGATCGCTTTGTCGACTCCATGTACCAGGGCTCGGCGTCCAGCCTGGTAATGCAGCTATTCGGCAGCAAAAATACCTCCAAAGAAGAGCTGGAGGAGATTAAGGATTTTCTGAAAAAGCTGGATCAGTAG
- a CDS encoding serine hydrolase, producing the protein MAYQVKKAFKEYEFIGNVVVVDSDQIIYKGSFDKANAEAGVPNNDSTRFLLASLSKPFTAFLY; encoded by the coding sequence ATGGCCTACCAAGTGAAAAAAGCCTTCAAAGAGTATGAATTCATAGGCAATGTCGTGGTGGTTGATAGTGATCAAATCATTTATAAAGGTAGCTTTGACAAAGCTAACGCCGAAGCGGGTGTACCGAACAATGACAGCACAAGGTTTTTACTAGCCTCTCTTTCTAAGCCTTTTACAGCATTCTTATATTAA
- a CDS encoding response regulator transcription factor, producing MSSQKESLLIMDDAPGIQKILTNYLQKEFNLEIKNDGMEGMRWLDEGNTADLIIADLNMPNLGGKEFLQTIRASSFYKNIPVVILSAENDSHERIDCLNKGADDFIEKPFNPAEVAAKIRVILRRRKQ from the coding sequence ATGTCGTCCCAGAAAGAAAGCCTGCTCATCATGGATGATGCACCCGGAATTCAAAAAATCCTGACCAATTATCTACAGAAAGAATTCAACCTGGAAATCAAAAACGATGGGATGGAAGGAATGCGTTGGCTGGACGAGGGAAATACAGCAGACCTGATCATCGCCGACCTAAACATGCCTAACCTGGGCGGGAAAGAATTTTTGCAAACCATCCGGGCGAGTAGCTTTTACAAGAATATTCCCGTGGTAATCCTCTCGGCGGAGAACGACAGCCATGAGCGGATCGATTGCCTGAATAAAGGGGCGGACGATTTCATAGAAAAGCCGTTCAATCCGGCGGAGGTGGCCGCTAAAATACGGGTCATCCTCCGGAGGAGAAAGCAGTGA
- a CDS encoding sugar transferase, with protein MEIQSTNELEPGHEPFNNAAPPIRGWHESGGSSEAEMRGRIAFLYDNFQQYLTFSNYFAQYFSIESFSSRETLLEALRMGYPADAIVASAENGGWELLETLRSGSKMTHIPLILLTKRLAPQVIHRARVMKADDIFDENFSGDDLLQRLNFLFKRKWYEASKAAQRVQPLQVKTPLWKRTFDVVVVGGALLVLSPIFLLVALLIRLDSRGPVFYKSKRVGSGFRIFNLYKFRTMRTNADKLVKDMASLNIYNQAEKSPELTPTLCESCTQQGLKTCERPLFWDGKEVCELTYLREKEQKAAFMKFQNDPRITGVGHFLRNTSLDELPQLVNIIKGDMSLVGNRPLPIYEAEKLTTDDKIMRFAGPAGLTGYWQVMKRSKKKAEISQDERIELDIYYVKNLSFWLDMKIILKTFPALIQSESV; from the coding sequence ATGGAAATTCAATCTACCAACGAACTTGAACCTGGCCATGAGCCATTCAACAATGCCGCCCCTCCAATTCGGGGATGGCACGAATCGGGTGGCAGTTCGGAGGCTGAAATGCGTGGCAGAATCGCGTTCCTATACGATAATTTCCAGCAGTATCTGACTTTTTCAAATTACTTCGCCCAGTACTTCAGCATCGAGAGTTTCAGTAGCCGCGAAACGCTGCTCGAGGCACTGCGGATGGGCTATCCCGCCGACGCTATTGTAGCCAGCGCCGAAAATGGAGGATGGGAGTTGCTGGAAACCCTACGGTCGGGTTCGAAAATGACCCACATACCCCTCATACTCCTGACAAAACGACTGGCCCCCCAAGTTATTCACCGGGCTCGGGTGATGAAAGCGGATGATATTTTCGATGAGAATTTTTCGGGGGATGACCTTTTGCAAAGACTCAATTTTCTGTTCAAGCGGAAATGGTACGAGGCCAGTAAGGCGGCTCAGCGCGTCCAGCCCCTGCAGGTCAAAACTCCGCTTTGGAAACGCACGTTCGATGTAGTAGTAGTAGGGGGCGCCTTGCTGGTGCTTTCTCCCATCTTTCTTTTAGTGGCGTTGTTGATCCGGCTTGATTCCCGGGGGCCTGTTTTCTACAAGTCCAAACGGGTGGGTAGCGGTTTTAGGATATTCAATTTGTACAAATTCCGGACCATGCGCACCAATGCCGACAAACTGGTCAAGGACATGGCCTCTCTGAACATCTATAACCAGGCCGAAAAATCCCCGGAGCTGACTCCCACCTTATGTGAAAGTTGTACGCAGCAAGGATTGAAAACCTGTGAGCGTCCGCTCTTCTGGGACGGCAAGGAAGTATGTGAACTAACCTACCTGAGGGAAAAAGAGCAAAAGGCGGCTTTCATGAAATTCCAGAATGATCCCCGCATTACGGGGGTAGGTCATTTCCTGAGAAACACCAGTCTGGATGAACTACCCCAACTGGTCAACATCATCAAAGGCGACATGTCCCTGGTAGGCAACAGACCCCTACCTATCTACGAAGCGGAAAAACTGACCACCGATGACAAGATTATGCGTTTTGCGGGCCCGGCGGGACTGACGGGTTACTGGCAGGTGATGAAGCGTAGCAAGAAAAAAGCCGAAATATCGCAGGATGAGCGCATCGAGCTGGACATCTATTACGTCAAAAACCTCTCTTTTTGGCTCGATATGAAAATCATCCTGAAAACGTTTCCCGCTCTTATTCAATCCGAAAGTGTATAA
- a CDS encoding acyltransferase: MGLKELILRNAGLKKFLHRLLFPKDDPRPRSWVNVLLNPFYHTHGRRVRIRRSVRMDVVPFNPLTIGARTIIEDFTVVNNGVGPVQIGQDALIGMSNVIIGPVSIGDKVIMAQHVVASGLNHGYRDPQTAIKDQPVETAPITIGDACWLGANVVVTAGVTIGKHCVVAAGSVVTKSIPPYSVAVGNPARVIRTYDFASNSWIKAS; the protein is encoded by the coding sequence ATGGGCCTCAAAGAACTGATTCTTCGTAATGCCGGGCTTAAAAAATTCCTGCACCGGCTGCTTTTTCCCAAAGACGATCCGCGGCCCCGGAGTTGGGTCAATGTACTGTTGAATCCTTTCTACCACACCCACGGACGCCGCGTACGGATCCGCCGCAGCGTCCGAATGGATGTCGTTCCGTTTAACCCGCTTACTATTGGGGCTCGGACAATCATCGAGGATTTTACCGTTGTCAATAATGGGGTAGGGCCAGTCCAAATCGGTCAGGATGCCCTGATTGGCATGAGTAACGTCATTATTGGCCCTGTTTCTATTGGTGACAAAGTAATTATGGCCCAGCACGTGGTGGCAAGCGGACTCAATCACGGATACCGGGATCCGCAAACAGCCATCAAAGACCAACCGGTTGAGACAGCTCCCATCACGATCGGCGACGCGTGTTGGCTTGGGGCCAACGTAGTGGTTACGGCCGGGGTTACGATTGGCAAGCATTGCGTCGTGGCGGCTGGCAGTGTCGTCACCAAGTCTATTCCTCCCTATTCGGTAGCCGTCGGGAATCCAGCCCGCGTGATTCGGACCTACGATTTTGCTTCCAATTCCTGGATCAAGGCGAGTTAA
- a CDS encoding TolC family protein → MIRRTFFFFTVLVLLVSGVRGQDAIAIEDEISYPFLEKLIATARSNYPRGEAYDSRIEVAEKGVKKARLSYFDIFSFSYLLSPFKGTSAINPTLLNGYQFGFFANVGSLLQKPTVIRQAKDELTIIEKEKEVYELSLVADVKRRYFEYVKAKAMYRVVSQSVLDAQSMIEDIKYRFEKGEVTYETYNQAMLDKTNRLQTKISFAGDLLIAKSSLEELLGKKLEEIQ, encoded by the coding sequence ATGATTAGACGCACCTTTTTCTTTTTCACGGTACTGGTCCTGCTCGTAAGTGGCGTGCGAGGGCAGGATGCTATTGCCATTGAGGATGAAATCTCGTACCCTTTTCTGGAAAAATTGATCGCCACCGCGCGTAGTAATTATCCGCGCGGGGAGGCCTACGACAGCCGGATCGAGGTAGCAGAAAAGGGCGTAAAGAAGGCACGGTTGTCTTATTTCGACATCTTCTCCTTTTCCTACCTCCTCTCTCCCTTTAAAGGTACATCCGCCATCAACCCCACCTTGCTGAACGGGTACCAGTTCGGATTTTTTGCCAATGTGGGTAGCCTGCTTCAGAAACCCACGGTCATCCGGCAGGCCAAAGACGAACTCACCATCATAGAAAAAGAAAAGGAAGTGTATGAACTCAGCCTGGTCGCCGACGTCAAGCGGCGCTATTTCGAGTATGTCAAGGCCAAAGCCATGTACCGGGTAGTTTCGCAGTCGGTACTGGACGCCCAGAGTATGATTGAAGATATCAAATACCGGTTCGAAAAAGGTGAGGTGACCTATGAAACCTACAACCAGGCCATGCTTGACAAGACCAACCGCCTACAGACCAAAATCAGCTTCGCGGGAGATCTGCTGATCGCCAAGAGCAGCCTAGAAGAATTACTGGGGAAAAAACTTGAAGAAATCCAATGA